A region of Methyloversatilis discipulorum DNA encodes the following proteins:
- the fliQ gene encoding flagellar biosynthesis protein FliQ — protein sequence MLTPDIAVDLVSESLHITMVLVLLLVGPGLVMGLIVALFQAATQINEQTLSFLPRLLVTLLAIIFAGRWMTGYLMDFCVSVFQRASALVG from the coding sequence ATGCTGACGCCCGACATTGCGGTTGATCTGGTCAGCGAAAGCCTGCACATCACCATGGTGCTGGTGCTGCTGCTGGTCGGCCCGGGGCTGGTGATGGGCCTGATCGTCGCGCTGTTCCAGGCGGCCACGCAGATCAACGAACAGACGCTGAGCTTCCTGCCCCGACTGCTGGTCACGCTGCTGGCCATCATCTTCGCCGGACGCTGGATGACCGGCTACCTGATGGACTTCTGCGTGTCGGTGTTCCAGCGGGCGTCGGCGCTGGTCGGCTGA
- the fliP gene encoding flagellar type III secretion system pore protein FliP (The bacterial flagellar biogenesis protein FliP forms a type III secretion system (T3SS)-type pore required for flagellar assembly.) yields the protein MTDRSSCEPSWARRACWLLPAGAALLVCASAGAAEIPLLESTTRGASTEFSVKTQILIIMTLLGLLPVMVMMMTSFTRFVIVLSLLRQALGLQQGLPNRIVTGIALILTLLVMRPIGEQIWAEAFVPYDRDSISLEQALKIAEAPVSRFMMAQTGKAALEQIARLSGSGPVAQPMDHPFLVRLAAFVLSELKTAFQIGCMLFIPFLVIDLVVSSVLMAMGMMMLSPLVISLPLKLLLFVLVDGWTLTVNTLVTSIQV from the coding sequence ATGACCGACCGATCGTCCTGCGAGCCGTCGTGGGCGCGTCGCGCCTGCTGGCTGTTGCCGGCCGGTGCCGCGCTGCTCGTCTGCGCATCGGCCGGGGCGGCGGAGATCCCGCTGCTCGAATCGACCACCCGCGGCGCCAGCACCGAGTTCTCGGTGAAGACGCAGATACTGATCATCATGACCCTGCTCGGGCTGCTGCCCGTCATGGTCATGATGATGACCAGCTTCACCCGCTTCGTCATCGTGCTGTCGCTGCTGCGCCAGGCGCTGGGCCTGCAGCAGGGCCTGCCCAACCGCATCGTCACCGGCATCGCGCTCATCCTTACCTTGCTGGTGATGCGCCCGATCGGCGAGCAGATCTGGGCCGAGGCCTTCGTGCCCTACGACCGCGACAGCATCAGCCTCGAACAGGCGCTGAAGATCGCCGAGGCGCCGGTGTCGCGCTTCATGATGGCGCAGACCGGCAAGGCCGCGCTCGAACAGATCGCCCGCCTGTCCGGCTCCGGGCCGGTCGCGCAGCCGATGGACCACCCCTTCCTGGTGCGTCTGGCCGCCTTCGTGCTGAGCGAGCTGAAGACCGCCTTCCAGATCGGCTGCATGCTGTTCATTCCCTTCCTGGTGATCGACCTCGTCGTGTCCTCGGTGCTGATGGCCATGGGCATGATGATGCTGTCGCCGCTGGTCATTTCGCTGCCGCTGAAGCTGCTGCTGTTCGTGCTGGTCGACGGCTGGACGCTCACGGTCAACACGCTGGTCACCAGCATCCAGGTCTGA
- a CDS encoding FliM/FliN family flagellar motor switch protein, whose amino-acid sequence MDNTSGIDTLLDGLDEAGDDLALLGNEAPATPAAPRRNIPQMMRRIPVTLTLEVGSARVSLQDLMEIGPSSVLELDSLAGQPLVIKVNGTPIGHAEVVLVGDNHGLRVVDLDGLDLDTLAQ is encoded by the coding sequence ATGGACAACACTTCCGGAATCGACACGCTGCTGGACGGACTGGACGAGGCAGGCGACGACCTGGCGCTGCTCGGCAACGAAGCGCCGGCCACACCGGCTGCACCGCGACGGAACATTCCGCAGATGATGCGGCGCATACCGGTCACGCTGACGCTGGAGGTCGGTTCCGCGCGCGTATCGCTGCAGGATCTGATGGAAATCGGACCGTCGAGCGTGCTCGAACTGGATTCGCTGGCCGGTCAGCCGCTGGTGATCAAGGTCAATGGCACGCCCATCGGTCACGCCGAGGTGGTGCTGGTCGGCGACAACCACGGCCTGCGCGTGGTCGATCTCGACGGCCTCGATCTGGACACCCTGGCGCAATGA
- a CDS encoding FliM/FliN family flagellar motor C-terminal domain-containing protein has translation MNSNSRSGDPVASRVLDASALGRPVHRLDAFADRLSRDLAEAFRGGVNRRYRAAFDLRSVSIDRTGHAGDLIRWTAYTGETGRILFAAERPLVLTLLGYRFGLIGRSGAAAPAQADGNGRATATEERVAVALGEELAAVVAARIETGDLDRPLDAVATPAFSIAPAPPPAAGAWTLSCTVADPLLGEDSRMWFVLDDACMDRLLRGLAPPREKKDAAGADTPFAHRLQMTLTGRLLSRDIQLGELFDLRVGDVIPVFVGEADVLVDDSRLFTAAVAEHRGKLCLTSFNDMD, from the coding sequence ATGAACTCGAATTCCAGGAGTGGCGATCCGGTCGCTTCCAGGGTGCTGGACGCGAGCGCGCTCGGCCGTCCCGTCCATCGTCTGGATGCCTTCGCCGACAGATTGTCCAGGGATCTGGCCGAGGCATTCCGCGGTGGCGTGAACCGCCGCTACCGGGCCGCCTTCGATCTGCGCTCGGTCAGCATCGACCGCACCGGACACGCCGGCGACCTGATCCGCTGGACGGCCTACACCGGCGAGACAGGGCGCATCCTGTTCGCCGCCGAACGTCCGCTCGTACTCACCCTGCTCGGATACCGCTTCGGCCTGATCGGGCGCAGCGGTGCAGCGGCGCCGGCGCAGGCCGACGGCAACGGTCGCGCAACCGCGACCGAGGAACGTGTGGCGGTCGCCCTGGGTGAGGAACTGGCCGCCGTGGTCGCCGCCCGCATCGAAACCGGTGACCTCGACCGGCCGCTCGACGCCGTCGCAACGCCGGCCTTCTCGATCGCGCCGGCACCGCCTCCGGCCGCGGGCGCCTGGACGCTCAGCTGCACGGTGGCCGACCCGCTGCTCGGCGAGGACAGCCGCATGTGGTTCGTGCTCGACGACGCCTGCATGGACAGACTGCTGCGCGGCCTCGCGCCGCCGCGGGAAAAAAAGGACGCAGCCGGCGCCGACACGCCGTTTGCCCACCGACTGCAGATGACGCTCACCGGCCGCCTGCTGAGCAGGGACATCCAGCTCGGTGAACTGTTCGACCTGCGTGTCGGCGATGTCATTCCGGTCTTCGTCGGCGAAGCCGACGTGCTGGTCGACGACTCGCGCCTCTTTACGGCAGCTGTCGCCGAACACCGGGGCAAGCTCTGCCTCACCTCATTCAACGATATGGACTGA
- a CDS encoding copper chaperone PCu(A)C: MKSVLTATLLSIACAAAMADVTVKDPWVRATVAEQKATGAFMQITAPKAARLVGVQSPVAGVAEIHEMSMNNNVMRMRAIPAIDLPAGKAVELKPGGYHLMLMDLRAPLVDGQVVPLSLTVETADGRRETLEVKAPVRPLGAAASHDHH; encoded by the coding sequence ATGAAATCAGTCCTGACCGCCACTCTCCTTTCCATCGCCTGCGCCGCCGCCATGGCCGACGTTACGGTGAAGGATCCTTGGGTACGCGCCACCGTGGCCGAACAGAAAGCCACCGGCGCCTTCATGCAGATCACCGCGCCGAAGGCTGCGCGGCTGGTCGGCGTTCAATCGCCGGTGGCCGGCGTCGCGGAAATCCACGAAATGTCGATGAACAACAATGTGATGCGCATGCGTGCCATCCCGGCGATCGATCTGCCGGCCGGCAAGGCGGTCGAACTCAAGCCTGGCGGCTACCACCTGATGCTGATGGATCTGCGCGCGCCGCTGGTCGATGGGCAGGTCGTGCCGCTCAGCCTGACCGTCGAGACCGCCGACGGCCGGCGCGAGACGCTGGAGGTCAAGGCCCCGGTGCGCCCGCTTGGCGCGGCCGCGTCGCACGACCACCACTGA
- a CDS encoding DUF2946 family protein — protein sequence MSAQRHVRVVARLLLLALLALPAVPVLAQGLARSAGIALAADICTGARAADDGMPAPVQHGGAHCQLCGTHAGGAVPVRAMPALVFGSRPGRERLAPTSECGGDERGMRPEARAPPGAHRPSARPLHSIPD from the coding sequence GTGAGCGCACAGCGACATGTGCGTGTCGTTGCGCGCCTGCTTCTGCTGGCGCTGCTCGCGCTGCCGGCGGTGCCGGTGCTGGCGCAGGGACTCGCACGCAGCGCAGGAATCGCGCTGGCCGCCGACATCTGCACCGGCGCACGCGCGGCGGACGACGGCATGCCGGCCCCGGTTCAGCATGGCGGAGCGCATTGCCAGCTGTGCGGTACTCATGCCGGCGGTGCCGTTCCGGTCCGCGCGATGCCGGCCCTTGTCTTCGGTTCACGTCCCGGGCGGGAACGCCTCGCGCCGACGAGCGAATGCGGCGGTGACGAGCGCGGAATGCGACCGGAGGCGAGGGCGCCTCCCGGCGCCCACCGTCCCTCCGCCCGACCCTTGCACAGCATTCCCGACTGA
- the greB gene encoding transcription elongation factor GreB: MSKAFTKETDTEEDDPESVSALPPGSKNYMTLAGYGRLRAELDDLVRSERPRIVETVAWAASNGDRSENGDYIYGKKRLREIDRRIRFLIKRLESATVVDPREQQNPEQVFFGATVDYEDEDGPHTVQIVGVDEANASDGRISWISPLARALLKAREGDTVRFQSPAGLREIEVIEVRYE, from the coding sequence ATGAGCAAGGCCTTCACCAAGGAAACCGACACCGAAGAGGACGATCCCGAATCGGTCAGCGCGCTGCCACCTGGCAGCAAGAACTACATGACGCTCGCCGGCTACGGCCGTCTGCGGGCCGAACTTGACGATCTGGTGCGCAGCGAGCGCCCGCGCATCGTCGAAACCGTCGCCTGGGCCGCCTCCAATGGCGACCGCTCCGAGAACGGCGACTACATCTACGGCAAGAAGCGCCTGCGCGAGATCGATCGCCGCATCCGCTTCCTGATCAAGCGACTCGAATCGGCCACCGTGGTCGACCCCAGGGAACAGCAGAACCCTGAACAGGTGTTCTTCGGCGCCACCGTTGACTACGAGGACGAGGACGGCCCGCACACGGTGCAGATCGTCGGCGTCGACGAAGCCAACGCATCCGACGGCCGCATTTCATGGATATCGCCGCTTGCCCGCGCGCTGCTCAAGGCACGCGAGGGCGACACCGTGCGCTTCCAGAGTCCGGCCGGACTGCGCGAGATCGAGGTGATCGAGGTGCGCTACGAGTGA
- a CDS encoding DUF3567 family protein, protein MHIMFNNPLVYVVEYAGLEAVEVIDKRIGRGALIRDDAARRFREELKELVDHDEEVGPEEFDAFMVPWEALLTQPAIYH, encoded by the coding sequence ATGCACATCATGTTCAACAATCCGCTGGTCTATGTGGTCGAGTACGCAGGTCTGGAAGCCGTCGAGGTGATCGACAAGCGCATCGGACGTGGCGCCCTGATCCGCGACGACGCAGCACGCCGTTTCCGCGAGGAACTGAAGGAACTGGTCGACCACGACGAAGAGGTCGGACCGGAAGAGTTCGATGCCTTCATGGTGCCGTGGGAGGCGCTGCTGACGCAGCCGGCGATCTACCACTGA
- a CDS encoding DUF465 domain-containing protein — translation MEEQELRATLDALRAEHRDLDQAIADLHDVQSRDELLLRRLKKRKLLLRDRIATIERLLDPDDIA, via the coding sequence ATGGAAGAACAGGAACTGCGCGCCACGCTGGACGCGCTTCGCGCCGAACACCGTGACCTCGATCAGGCCATCGCCGACCTGCATGACGTGCAGTCGCGCGACGAGCTTCTGCTGCGACGACTGAAGAAACGAAAACTATTGTTGCGCGACCGTATCGCGACGATAGAGCGCCTGCTCGACCCCGACGACATCGCCTGA
- a CDS encoding endonuclease/exonuclease/phosphatase family protein, whose protein sequence is MKLVSWNIQWARGCDGRVSTGRIADIVRAWGDADVICLQEVAVGFDTLPGMQGEDQVAQFGALFPDFTAVFAPGSDRLADDGQRVQFGNLTLSRLPVLAVWRRLLPWPADDSVPGMQRAVAEVTVASPGGPLRVLNTHLEYYSAMQRMAQVEALRALSAEALAHLRAPPRSKDANPAFLPPPRPAAALLCGDFNCEPHSAEHARLTAPADEAGADWIDLWTHCHGSQPHAHTVGLHGADWPDHPYCCDFGLATPALLPRVVGIDVNGGTDASDHQPLRVELRD, encoded by the coding sequence ATGAAGCTGGTCAGCTGGAACATCCAGTGGGCGCGCGGTTGCGACGGCCGCGTCAGCACCGGGCGTATCGCCGACATCGTGCGTGCCTGGGGCGACGCGGACGTGATCTGTCTGCAGGAGGTGGCGGTCGGTTTCGACACCTTGCCCGGAATGCAGGGCGAAGACCAGGTGGCGCAGTTCGGCGCGCTGTTTCCGGACTTTACCGCGGTCTTTGCGCCGGGCAGCGACCGCCTCGCTGACGACGGCCAGCGCGTGCAGTTCGGCAACCTGACGCTGTCGCGCCTGCCGGTGCTCGCCGTCTGGCGCCGTCTGCTGCCGTGGCCGGCCGACGACAGCGTACCCGGCATGCAGCGCGCGGTCGCGGAAGTGACCGTCGCTTCTCCGGGCGGACCACTGCGCGTGCTGAACACGCACCTCGAGTACTACTCGGCGATGCAGCGCATGGCGCAGGTGGAGGCTTTGCGCGCGCTGTCAGCAGAGGCGCTGGCTCACCTGCGTGCGCCGCCCCGGAGCAAGGACGCGAACCCGGCTTTTCTGCCGCCGCCGCGCCCTGCCGCGGCGTTGCTGTGCGGCGATTTCAACTGCGAGCCGCACAGTGCGGAACACGCGCGGCTGACTGCGCCGGCGGACGAAGCAGGCGCCGACTGGATCGATCTGTGGACGCACTGCCACGGCAGTCAGCCGCACGCGCACACCGTCGGCCTGCATGGTGCCGACTGGCCCGACCATCCGTACTGCTGCGATTTCGGTCTGGCGACGCCGGCCTTGCTGCCGCGCGTGGTCGGCATCGATGTGAACGGCGGCACGGACGCTTCGGATCATCAGCCCTTGCGGGTGGAACTGCGCGACTGA